One window of Pseudomonas sp. ML2-2023-3 genomic DNA carries:
- a CDS encoding HDOD domain-containing protein has translation MANETCAPTSTPTTLDAWVSRLDAVDLPIPQNSHERVFKTINDSRRSLREIAEVMQDSPALALRLIREANQHVQSSLSEPAESLEVAINRLGLKRTQVLLERVPALAIEDIPMAYRQIQLISQHAAQQAIGLFGNRLARLWQEIYWSSLLFLSPLWALALTHPLLLEAWERRVIEQGECAKKVELELFGVPLFDICRTLAELWRLPAWVMQGYTVITDERRTLVKVLHIARDTHHPLRQQQHLDADPELRRWFNQPANSVLLANCLALSAQQAWDTPHNLRWQYVTSLYLQMPLDDIQQQVHQHAVNSGRYHSMPELWHPAQALLWPWDARRTRHSSLAAPPPSAEALAAWRRHCGQLLEQPSAFSNPMHLTTCAREALLACGMRRVMLLTPDKTSTALSVNQIAGLAKTAFDLNITINESTALQRLMAQPAQVRLTPENNGVISAVLPYSLRSLFPGEHLLLRSLSNNGRVVMLVLADQGGGPFSETSVQAFGKTAQCIEKALNSFSSRGR, from the coding sequence ATGGCCAACGAAACCTGCGCACCGACATCAACACCCACTACTCTGGATGCCTGGGTATCACGCCTGGACGCTGTTGATTTGCCGATCCCGCAAAACAGCCATGAGCGCGTATTCAAGACGATCAACGACAGTCGCCGCTCATTACGCGAAATTGCCGAGGTCATGCAGGACAGTCCGGCGCTGGCACTGAGGCTGATCCGCGAGGCCAACCAACACGTCCAGAGCAGCCTGAGCGAGCCTGCCGAAAGCCTTGAAGTGGCCATCAACCGCCTGGGCCTCAAGCGCACCCAAGTGTTGCTCGAGCGCGTACCCGCACTGGCGATCGAAGACATCCCGATGGCCTATCGACAAATCCAGCTCATCAGCCAGCACGCCGCACAACAAGCAATCGGGCTGTTCGGCAATCGCCTGGCGCGCCTCTGGCAAGAAATCTACTGGAGCAGCCTGCTGTTTCTGTCGCCGTTATGGGCGTTGGCGCTCACTCACCCGCTGCTGCTTGAAGCCTGGGAGCGACGGGTGATCGAGCAAGGGGAATGCGCCAAAAAGGTCGAGCTGGAGCTATTTGGTGTTCCGCTGTTTGATATCTGCCGCACGCTGGCCGAACTCTGGCGATTGCCCGCCTGGGTGATGCAGGGCTATACGGTCATCACCGACGAGCGCCGCACGCTGGTCAAGGTGCTGCACATTGCCCGCGACACTCATCATCCGCTGCGCCAGCAACAGCACCTGGACGCCGATCCCGAGCTGCGCCGCTGGTTCAACCAGCCCGCCAACAGCGTGCTGCTGGCCAACTGCCTGGCACTTTCAGCGCAACAGGCATGGGACACGCCGCACAACTTGCGCTGGCAGTACGTCACCAGCCTGTACCTGCAAATGCCGCTGGATGACATACAACAGCAAGTGCACCAGCACGCGGTAAACAGCGGGCGCTATCACTCGATGCCAGAACTCTGGCACCCGGCCCAGGCGCTGCTCTGGCCATGGGATGCACGCCGCACCCGCCACAGCTCGCTGGCCGCGCCGCCCCCCTCGGCCGAGGCGCTGGCGGCGTGGCGCAGACATTGCGGGCAATTGCTCGAGCAACCCAGCGCATTCAGCAACCCGATGCACCTGACCACTTGCGCCCGCGAAGCCCTGCTGGCGTGCGGCATGCGCCGAGTGATGCTGCTGACACCCGACAAGACCTCAACCGCCCTGAGCGTGAATCAGATAGCCGGACTGGCAAAGACAGCCTTCGACCTGAACATCACCATCAACGAGAGCACCGCACTCCAGCGCTTGATGGCGCAACCGGCTCAGGTACGCCTGACACCCGAGAACAATGGCGTCATATCCGCGGTTTTACCCTACAGCCTGCGCAGCCTGTTCCCTGGCGAGCATCTACTGTTACGCTCTCTGAGCAACAACGGCCGCGTGGTCATGCTGGTACTGGCAGACCAGGGCGGCGGACCCTTTTCGGAAACCAGCGTGCAGGCATTCGGCAAAACGGCCCAATGCATCGAGAAAGCCCTGAATAGCTTTAGTAGTCGCGGGCGCTAG
- a CDS encoding rhodanese-like domain-containing protein: protein MPGFSGLPLVIEPSDLFARLNAPELIVVDLTSVARYEAGHIPGARFVDPKRTQLGLPPAPGLLPTQAALEALFGELGHNPDAVYVVYDDEGGGWAGRFIWLLDVIGHKAYHYLDGGIHAWTGDGYAVSQDVPAAAGGPVALTLHDEPTATREYLQSRLGAPDLAIWDARSEAEYTGEKVLAAKGGHIPGAKNFEWTAGMDKTRNLRIRTDMAQILKDLGITPDKEVITHCQTHHRSGFTYLVAKSLGYPRVKGYAGSWGEWGNHPDTPVELPVKN from the coding sequence ATGCCTGGCTTCTCTGGCTTGCCGTTAGTGATTGAACCAAGCGACCTGTTCGCCCGGCTCAACGCTCCCGAACTGATCGTGGTCGACTTGACCAGCGTCGCGCGTTACGAAGCCGGGCATATTCCGGGGGCTCGCTTCGTCGACCCGAAGCGCACGCAACTGGGGCTGCCACCGGCGCCCGGCCTGCTGCCGACCCAGGCGGCGCTCGAAGCGTTGTTCGGCGAGTTGGGGCACAACCCCGATGCGGTCTACGTCGTGTATGACGACGAAGGCGGCGGCTGGGCCGGGCGCTTCATCTGGCTGCTGGATGTGATCGGACACAAGGCTTATCACTATCTGGATGGCGGCATTCACGCATGGACAGGTGACGGTTACGCCGTCAGCCAGGATGTACCCGCTGCAGCCGGTGGCCCGGTGGCACTGACTCTGCACGATGAACCCACCGCAACCCGCGAGTACCTGCAAAGCCGTTTGGGCGCCCCGGATCTGGCGATCTGGGATGCGCGCAGCGAAGCCGAATACACGGGCGAAAAAGTGCTCGCCGCCAAGGGTGGGCATATCCCCGGCGCGAAGAATTTTGAATGGACCGCAGGCATGGATAAAACCCGCAACCTGCGTATCCGCACTGACATGGCGCAGATCCTCAAGGATCTGGGCATCACGCCAGACAAAGAAGTGATTACCCACTGCCAGACTCACCACCGTTCTGGCTTTACTTATCTCGTTGCCAAATCGCTCGGTTATCCGCGCGTCAAAGGCTACGCCGGCTCTTGGGGCGAATGGGGCAACCATCCCGATACCCCTGTCGAGCTGCCTGTAAAAAATTAA
- the asd gene encoding archaetidylserine decarboxylase (Phosphatidylserine decarboxylase is synthesized as a single chain precursor. Generation of the pyruvoyl active site from a Ser is coupled to cleavage of a Gly-Ser bond between the larger (beta) and smaller (alpha chains). It is an integral membrane protein.) encodes MKTRLFLLSQYLLPHHLLSRLAGCIAECRVRWFKNAFTTWFAKRYQVDMSQALVEDVTAYEHFNAFFTRALKDGARPLDQTPGAVLSPADGAVSQLGPIEHGRVFQAKGHSYSVLELVGGDAAVAAQFMGGDFATIYLSPKDYHRVHMPLAGTLREMIYVPGRLFSVNQTTAENVPELFARNERAVCIFDTERGPMAVILVGAMIVASIETVFAGLVTPPKRELKTFRYDEAARAPIHLEKGAELGRFKLGSTAIVLFGADQVKWAEGLAAGTPVMMGQKIGE; translated from the coding sequence ATGAAAACGCGTTTGTTTCTCCTCAGCCAGTACCTGTTGCCGCATCACCTGCTGTCACGCCTGGCCGGCTGCATTGCCGAGTGCCGCGTGCGCTGGTTCAAGAATGCATTCACAACCTGGTTCGCCAAGCGTTACCAAGTGGACATGTCCCAGGCACTGGTTGAAGACGTTACCGCCTACGAGCACTTCAATGCCTTCTTCACCCGCGCCCTGAAAGACGGCGCCCGCCCGCTGGATCAAACTCCGGGCGCCGTGTTGAGCCCTGCCGATGGCGCTGTCAGCCAACTGGGCCCGATTGAACATGGTCGCGTGTTCCAGGCCAAAGGCCACAGCTACAGCGTGCTGGAACTGGTGGGTGGCGATGCCGCTGTGGCAGCACAGTTCATGGGCGGCGACTTTGCCACCATCTACCTGTCGCCAAAGGATTACCACCGCGTACACATGCCGTTGGCAGGCACCTTGCGCGAGATGATCTACGTGCCGGGCCGCCTGTTCTCGGTTAACCAGACTACCGCCGAAAACGTGCCGGAGCTGTTTGCCCGCAACGAGCGTGCAGTGTGCATCTTTGATACCGAACGCGGCCCGATGGCCGTGATTTTGGTGGGTGCCATGATCGTGGCGTCGATTGAAACCGTATTTGCCGGCCTGGTCACGCCGCCTAAACGCGAGCTGAAAACCTTCCGCTACGACGAAGCTGCACGTGCGCCGATCCACCTGGAAAAAGGTGCCGAGCTGGGTCGCTTCAAACTGGGTTCGACTGCAATCGTGCTGTTCGGTGCCGATCAAGTGAAGTGGGCTGAAGGCCTGGCGGCGGGAACGCCGGTGATGATGGGGCAGAAGATCGGTGAGTAA